The window ACAGTCTGCTGTGGGGGAGGAGCTGGAGTTCACCTTTGTCCTTCAGAGGCAAGGGGACAGTTCAAATATGATCCTCACCCTTCCAGAGCCTCTTGAGATGTTGCCCCAAACACAGGCTTGAAGTCCAGGCAGGTGAGGTGCCGATGctcagctgcccctgctgcaaCACTGACCTTATTTGACAAAGGCAGAGCTCCCTTTCACCACTGATGGTTCCCAAACAGCACCCACACCCCCTAGATCAGGCCCCATGAGAAATCTGGATGGAGAAGTGTTCTAGTTTCCACTGAGGTAATTTTCTTCTTCGTAGCAATGAGCAattgtattgtgcatcacttgtttctcttgtcttttattcctctttcctttttattactattttaagTATGtgtacccttttttttttaaaattagaatcacagaatggtttgggttggaaggaaccttaaagctcatctcattccacaccctgcaatgggcagagatatcttccaccagaccaggttgctccaagccccatccaacctggccttggacatctgcagggatggggcagccacagcttctctgggcaacctgtgtcagggcctcaccaccctcacagggaagaattccctTATGaattaaagaatttcttcctaaaattgTTACCATGTTCTTATCTCAAGGCACCAGGtttaccttttctttccagtcttcCTCCCTCCTGAAGGGGTaagagcaggggctgcccacAAGATGGCAGAGGGGAAACACCCCCATCTgccacagaaggaaaagaaccTTTGAGCAGAACCATAAATAACTGCCCCCATCCCATCATCTGGGAGCATCACAGTCCAGGGCTAAGAACACCCCAGGTCAGTGAACAGGGACATACCTTCACCCACCCTGGAATGAAGGATCTACAAGtgatatttctttccttccctctatTGCATTACAGCATTTTGACtcatttctttcctgtctgGAGATGAATCCAGGAAATTATGGAGCAGAAGGAAGCTGACAGAAGCTTAACACAGACCACACCACAGCTAAGACCAAATTAGGAGCAAATCAGAACTACCAGACTCTCCCCACCAGCTTTGAGACCCCACTCATTGTACCCAAAAACCACTTTGcaagagaaatacaaaatatagCACTTTAATTgcaggaagataaaaaaaaaattacaaaacaatTAACAAACCTCAGGCATAAAATAAATAGGCAGCTTGGTGGCATGCACACATGTGCAGGCCTGGCTTGCAAGGCACCAGCCCCATGGCCCAGCAGGTCCCCCACAGAGCAAGTTAAGAAGGATTTACACATGGATGACGCTGCCTGGTCATGCTTGGGAGAGCCCAACACGTGTGTTTGGGAGGGTGAAGCCAAACTATTCACACTACGCTGTgatctttaaaattaaagactttatatatatatatatttatataaactCTGTCTCTGgttaggaaaaaattaagaTTCCTAAGTTCTTATATTAAACATTTACATATAGAATCTCTGCATCAGTTTCCAAATTTCAATACGCTTTGGTATCAAAGATAAACCTCATAGCAAAAATAAACTTCATagcaaaaataaagaggaatttTAGAAGTTCTCAGAGATCACAGacagatcacagactattctgagctggaagggacccacaaggatcatccagttcaactcttaagtcagtggcccacacaggggattgaacccatgaccttggcattattacaaccaagttctAACCacctgagctcatctcaggttCTCCTTTTAAGGCACACCCTGTCTTCCATCAGCAGGACACTTTGGGGGAGGAAAGCTGATTTCTGGATAGAATTTCCTAAATTTGGGCATTTTAAGGCTTTTCCAAGAGTCATTTCCTATCAAACTGCTAGTCCCAGCAAGGGCTGAGTTGCAGATTGTGGGGGCAGGTCATTATAGCTGTTGATATTTGGTTCTGCTTGACTGGCCATCAACAAAGGCAACACAAACAAAGCTAGCACTGACCTTCCTGCACAGCTTGGTTGCTCCTTCCTCACCCAACCATGAGTGAGTGAGGACTACAAAAGTCCTGGGACTAAAAGAGTCATTTTTATCATAAGTTGTTTGCAGGATGGACACTGAGCATCCCACCTACTTGCTTGTGGCAATTTTTACTACCAGATTTACACAGACTCTTGGACTGGAaacagcaaagaacaaaacccaTCTTTTCCAAAAAGGGATTTTAGGCACTCATGGGATGAGTTTGGGTCTAGATCAACCCAAACCACCATGCTCTGACTGCAGGGGAGGAGGCTCAGACAGCAATCTGTTGGTTTTCTCGGAAGAGCGGCCGCTGGTGCGTCGTGCAGATGTCCTGGAACATCCTGTACACCTGGTCATGCTGGGACTCATCAGCTATGGGCAGcatggggctgctgctgcaggtcttccctgcctcctccacCATCTGCTTGACACACAACTGCTCCACCTGTGCAAGAAGAAAAGTCATGGAATAAGCTGAGAAATAAAGGAGCAGTTCCAGGAGCTCATTCCAGCAGATATTGAGGTgcaaggacaggctggggggTGTCCCAGCACTTGCAGTGATCCTCTGGTGCAGACACCCAAGACAAGAGGTGACCAGGTCAGAAAGTTGTGCAGAAAGGCACAGGACCAGACTCTGAACATGTAAAGCCCCACACTCCAGGACCTCAGACTTGGTGGGATACAACaacaccctccctgtgccctctgtgtcatgtccctgctgctgcagcctggttGACCCAAGAGGTTCCAGAAAACCCCTGCCCCAAGGCTTTGGGATCCCAGAATTGCTATAGCTTCTCCAGGGAGAAGTTTCTGACCAGAGCCACGAGGAGTGAACccctcatcccatcccctccctcaccctccTGAAGATTTCCCAACTCCACTGCTGCCAACCACAGTCATTCACCACATCTGTTGTTGGTCTAAATCAACCAGTCTAGGGATTTACTTCCCTATTCCCACAGGAAAGGGCAGAGGTCCCAGTGCTGAGGCTGGAACAGGAGAGAGCAAACAGATTTCCTAGTGGTTTACAAAAGCTTTTGCCACTTGGGAGCTTGATCTGCAAACAAGATCTACCCAGATCAAGGAATCTGACAAGGAATCTGACAAGGAATCTGACAAGGAATCTGACAAGGAATCTGACAAGGAATCTGACAAGGAATCTGACAAGGAATCTGACAAGGAATCTGACAAGGAATCTGACAAGGAATCTGACAAGGAATCTGACAAGGAATCTGACAAGGAATCTGACAAGGAATCTGACAAGGAATCTGACAAGGAACAGCCCAGTTGGATAAGAAGCTGACACTCACACCACACCTGCCACGCCACCAATTCAGGCACCCAAATTCCCTGTGACTCTGGGATTGGAAGATAGAGCCAAAATTCCCCCCTTGGTCTGGACCATGTTACCCCAGTTTTGCCCAACCCTTCATACCTGGACAAGGATGAGCTTACACCTCAGTGGCACAGCATCTGGGAACTCCTCTCCAAAGCACAAGATGACTCTGCTGTCTGGGAAGCGGCCCTGGTTGTTGTAGtattgctgcagctctgcaaggaGAGGGGAACACTTGGAAGCTGCCAGCCTGtgtcacacagctctgggatccAGCACCCTGTGCCTTGAAAGGAAGCTGTGGGCTCAATGCCTCCAACTGGGAGGACCCAAACACCAGGTTATTCCTTCCTCAAGCTGGTAGCATCACCTGCTCATCCAGAGCACTTGGGAATCCATCAGTGATGGACAGTGATGACTTCAAAGTGCTCCAAGATAAAAAGGCCCTACCCTTTCAACCCTACCATATAATCCCAAGGGGGTCCAACACTGGGTACAGGCTCCAGAAATTCCTTATGCACTGCCCCAAGGCTTTGGAATCCCAGAGTTGCTTCATCTCCTCCAGGGAGAAGCTTCTGGCCAGAGCCATTGGGACCACCCCTGCCTATCCCATCCCCTCCTTCACCCTCCCTGAATGTTTCCCAGCCTCCCTACTGTCCACCACATCTACTGGCTGATCAGCCTAAATCAACCAGTCCAGGGATTTATTTCCCATAGGAAAGGGCAGAGGTCCTAATGCCAAGAAgcaagaagagaaggctcctaCAAACCTCTGAAGAACAAGTTGGTGTCAAATATCTTCACCACCTCATCCCGCTCCAGTTTGTTGGGCCTGTCCTTGTAGACCATCATGTTCCCGCTCCAGaagaccctgccctggcacagcctcttgATGAAGATGCCCTGCTTGTTGCTGTGCAGCAGGACACCCCTCTCCAGGTGCCCAAAGAGCTTCCTGGTGATCTGCTTCTGGCGGTCATTCTGGATGGCATCAGCCGAGGGGAACCGGACGTGCTCCAGGGCATCTGGGGCATAGAGCTTCTCCCCATGGCCAGAGGGCTGGCCCAGAGAGATCCTGCAGCCCTCAGAGCACGAGGTGGTAACGTGGCCCACCAGCCTCCCACTGTAGTAGAAGCTGATCACCATCTGGGAGTAACCTGGAAGGTGACGACATGGACATCTCAGCAGGAGAAGACAAATCATGCCTGCTCTTCACTGCAATGCCCAAACCCTGCAAGGGCAGCAAAGCCTCCTGGGAGTGTCTCCCTCGATGGAGGGACATCTCCCCCAGCATTTTAGACTGGTAGAGTGATGGTCAGTAAGTGAGAGCTCCCAGTATTACAGAATcattggggttggaagggacctctggagatcctCCAAgtccacctccctgtgccaaaggtcacctggagcaggtgacctGGAACACGTCCAGGTGgttttggaatgtctccagaaaGGGAGATTCCACACCCTCCTagggcagctgttccagtgctctgccaccctcaatggacagaagttcttcctcatgttgaggaGGAACTTGTTTAGCTTATGGCCATAAAATATATGGAAccccttcctcctgcctttgctccacactccctgggctgtgggcagaTCTCCCCATGCCAAAGGCATGGCTGATGCCaccatcccagcacagcacccatgCCAGGGCCACAGAACACCAGGCAGGATGTGATCCCTGCTCAGCATCAAAAGCTCATGGATAATCAGGAGGGTGCAACACCTCCTAACTCTGGAGTAAAGCCTCCCTCAAGGCAAGGAGCAGAGTCAGAGCCACCTTCTGCCACCACACACAGAGGATGAACCCCAGAGAGGTCTCCAGTGCCCAGGTGAGGTGCCTTACCTGAATGATACTGTTCATAGCTAGAGTATCCATTCATCAGGGGCAACGCTGTGGGCAGAGAAAGCCAAGCTGAGCCTACACACATATCTCCCAAACCCCAACCCCCTTGTTCCCCTCCACCAGCCCCCTGGTTTTCTGCCCCAGGCTCTCCAGCTCCCACACAGGAGATGCCAGCAAAAACTCCCAGGTGGATTTCATAATCAGTACTTTAAATATTCTTACTAAGAAAGACAAATTACAGCTGCATCACTGCACAGGGAGATTTTTCCTGCCCAGGAGGAATCTCAGTCCCAAACACTCGGACACACTGTCACCTACTTACCAGGGTTGGGCTGCTGCACCCACCAGTCGGGTATTGGGGGGTTTCTGCAGGTCTCCTGAGGGGGTGAGGGGCTCCTCTTGATGATCCCCAGGTATTCATCCACACAGGAGGGCTGTGGGGGACCAGACACTGAGATCAGAGCAGGTTTGATGCCTTGGGTAGAGCTGCCCTCCAGAGAGGGACTTGCAGCACTCAGAAAGGGTCCAAATGGCAATGCCAACAGGATGCCAAGGAATTCTTTGGGTTGGAAAGATGAAGTTTGACATTCCTCAAGTTGTACACTTGAGTAACACCCTTAAGAGCTACTGAGCAGAAGCAGCTGGATGTGACATGGCCAAGAAAGGGAACAGAGCTATGGCATGGACTCCATCCCTCCGTGAAGGTCTCACCCACCCAGATGCACATGAAAAGCAGGAGCATCATCACAGCCATGTCCTGGTGCTGTCTCACATGGATGAGCTGCAAAATCCAGTACTGCTGATCCCCAAAGCTTCGCAGATGGAATTTTTGGAAGGCCCATGAGTCCCCTCCAGCCAAGGTGACCTGCAGCCACGGTGAGGACTTACCTCTTTGATGAGGTCATCAattgcagaggagctgcagtcCATCTCTGAGACATCATTCAGGCTGCTCCCATTGGCAACACCTGCTTTGCCTGGAAGGAGAGGCCAGGATGTAGTGAGGACACACACACCTCACCTCAACAATGGGTTTTAAAAACCTTTCACCCCCAGGAAAGTTATGAAACCAAGAACCACAGCACGGCAAAGCCACACAACACCACACTGGAGAGGGTCACAGCCCATTCAAGAGCTGCTTTTTGAgaccaaaagggaaaaaaaaaatcaatttacaaCCCATTGTCCCACTGCAGAACAAGCAgcaacaaagcaaagcaaaattctgGCCAGTCAGagacagagctggagcagaggagaggtttggggttttgctttgttttgtttttttttctgagcaccCCAGAgactggggctgctgctgctgcttctccttttctccaccaGCCACCCCAGTGCAGTCATGCTGGTGGTGGGAACCTGCAGTGCCATTTGCAtagaagcagcacagccctctgtgTGAACAGGCTGGAGGAGACAGAGATGCTAAAGGCAGATTTCCTGACAGCTAGAAATTACTTCTTGAAGGTTTTCaacttaaataaaaaaggaaaaggcaaacaCACACACCTAACCACAAATAGAGATATACTTAGTGTGACCTGGGCCACACCAGACATTGCAGCAGCTTTGCAAAATTACTGCTCCTCCATCACTGCTGGCAAGAGAAGGGATTTATTGCAGCTCTCCACCATCCActgagggcaggcagtgggagGACAAGGAGTTCATGCACCTCCCTCAAGCAGGGAAGGATGTGGAATTCACCCCTACAACACCCTGAGGGGATGGAAGTTTACATGATGCTGTAGTTGTCCCCTATTTCCTAAGCAGCTGTTTAGGGGGTTAGAAAAACAACCctgtccttcctcctccccttctggCCACCAGAGTGACATGGGGACATCTGCAAAGCAGGACAAGCAGAGACACAGCACAAGAGCAGGGCCTGGACAGGGAGCTCTGCTCAGACGCAGGTCAGTGCACAAGTCCATGGTTACAGATGGACCCACAACAGGGATCAGTCCTTCACTGGGGCACTCACACTTCTGTTCCTCCTCTGGCACGATCCTGTAGACCTTGTAGGGCTCGGAGATGTCCAACTGGGACCTGTCTGTCACCTCCTCAAAGTCAGGGCTCTTGTTCAAAGCGCAGCGGAGCCGCGTCTTCCACGTGGCAGGCTCTGCTTTGTCACCTTCCTTGAACTTGCCCTTGAAAACAGCCCAGGCCTGAAGCAAAGGACAAAATCAGATGAGAAAATCCTCCACATGAGCTCTACAAACCCCCTCAACCCcagggaggaaggagctggggcTGAAGAGAACACTTTGCATCTTGCTCTGCCCCTTGCACCCTCTCAACCATCCCACGGGGATTTGCTGTTTCACTCCTAGACTGCAGACAGATGCACAGCCACCACACCTGGGAGGGTTATTTGGGTGCAAAGCAGCAccacctgccccagggaggcagaaaagtcttttaaaactcagatttaaaaaaaaaagcagaggtcAAGATCATAATATGTGGCTTCATCTCTGCCCCAACAGGTGCTGGGGATGCAAAGAATCACTGCTGAGACAGTTGTTCCTGATGTCCCAGTAATAcctcaaataaaaatcaaaataaacctCATTTTTCATCTGACTAATAAGTGAAAACTAGTTTATGTAAAATCAGAACATAATCTGTGGTTTTGGTAGGAGAATATATTTTACCCTTGAAGGGAGATTGCAAAATAGGTATTCTTTAAAATATACctatttattccttttatagctatttctgcattttcagatgATTAATTCAATGCCATCCTCATAACTCAGTGCTCCCAAACCAGCTGCTAACCAGCTGTCACTGCCCTGAAAATAAACTCCCTCATCAGTACAGATATTTGGAAGTGAGGGTACAGGGAAGGGAATTCCTGGGGAAGACCTGACCTTTTTGTTTCAGTatggaattttcctttttttccccctaaactGGAAatccccccttccctcttgcAAAGTCTTTTTAGGGTTGTTTTTCTCTATAAATCCAGTCTTCTATCAAGAGAACTTGACAAGATGTTTATAGCAGGTCAAAAGGAACTCATTGAGCTCCTTCTCATGTCAAACCTGGATTCAAATATGATGAAAACAAACCTAGTGAACCTCTATGAACTGATTTGTGGTCtaaaaaagcagctctggatgAGGTTGTGAGCCTCTCCAAGGTGCTGTTATACAACTGTGCTTCTTGGTACTAAAACTGGTACCAACATTTGACAGAAAAGAATAAACACTCCCAAAGGAGCCTGGGAGACCAATTGCAGGTGAAGCATCTCCTGCAAGGGTTAGAGATGCAAAACTCAGACTCATCGTGGACATGTCCCACCAGCAGGACTCACTGAGGGGACGAAAGAGCATCACAGACACCAAGATCCATCAAGAAAAGGCATCAAATATCTGCCCCTACCTTGAAAATTGAAGCATCCACCTCCTGGTTGTAGTCCTGCTTCCCGGCGTGCTTCCATGGGATGCGGAACATGGTCTTGTCCTCGTTCTCCCAGATGAGCCCGGGGTACATCTCGCTGTCGATCTGCTCGATCAGCCACTGCCGGAGCCGCCGGCCACCGTTCCGGTCACACATCCTGCACGGGGAGAGAGGGCCAAGCCCCATTAGgaccagctgggcacagggactgggTTGGTTTGCCCCATACACAGCTGGCagtggcactgcctgcagagaCAAGAAGCTTCTGGTGTCTCCAAAAGTCCCATATGCCAAAGTCTTCCCACGGCAGAGGGTTGGGATGAGATAatctttaagggcccttccaactcaaaccattctgggattccatcattctacaattctatgacTAAAATACCACCCCCTCCTTTTTTCACAATGACAAAAATCAAGGTCATTTCCTCTGAACTACTACAAATCCTTCCTCCAGCTCTATCAAATTCTGCTCACAGAACCAGCTGACTCAGTGCTCTGCTTACTCCTGGTTTGCCCTGGCAGCAGATGGATGGGGTTAAAGCACCTGAGCAAGGGACACCAGACAGGCCATGCCAGGGCAGACACCCATTAATGATGTGAGTGCTGGAGGTGACCCTGGTCTTGGTCTTGGCACAAGGATTTGCCCTAGAGGAGAAGCAGCCCCTCTCATCAGGCACTGCCTATCTGGGGAGCAGGTGCTGGTTCCAGGCAGCACCCCAAGTCACCAGAGGGATGGGGAACACACAACCAACCCCTGGAACAGAGGATCAGTGCCAGGATGGAGCAGGGTGAGGTCAAACCACCTTTGCTGGAGGCCGCAAGTCATTTTTAGCCAAAATTGCTAAGTGCTTTCACAGAGGACACATGAGAAAGTTCTTCCACCCAGCTGGAAGCAAAGTTCCAAGCTCAACCCTCCCAGCATCCTTTGTCACTTCCATGGCATGGTCTGCAGGACCTGGTGGACGGGCAGAAGTGACCACCAGCCCCAGGATCAGCTCTCAGGGCATTTTGGGCTCACAGTGCTCCTACAAATTTTACAGGGCTGCCTCTCCCTCATTTGTTTGTTATTTACTGCCCCACTGGAAGATTCTGGGGAGAGAATAAGGCTGTTCCCTGCATAGCCCAAGACTCAGTGGTCCCTACTTTGCCACAAGCTCCCACCAGCTCAGTGCCACCAACTTCCGTCCCTTCTccactgccccactgctgcccagagGGACACAGCGACGTCCTTGGCCATTCACGGCACAGATTCTGTTTAAGGATAGCGAGAACCAACACCACCAGCCAAAACACCATCGAGAGCACAACCCTGGATCTCCCAAAGGACATGCCACAACAGCTCCTGCACAAAACCTGTCATTCTAAGAGCCTCAAGTCTTGCTGAAATGGAACTCTTCTAAGTTACCACATTTCTAGAAAAGCTTCTTCCCACTGCCACATGCCGGAGCTCCATCTCCGCTCCCCTAAAGGCTCAACAAGCCCTCCACGCTGCCACCAGCCGACATAGGACACGGTCTAAGAGCTTCGCCCACCTCCCCATGCCGGGAGGGACCGGCCGCCAGCAAACCGTGCGGGCAGAGGCAGCCCCATAGCTCCAACCCGCCCATCCCTGGGACAGCGCGGGGGCAGCAACTCCCGCGATCCGCAGGGCACCGGGAGCACCGGGCTGCGATCGAGCCACATCCCCACGGTCCCGCAGAGCCCCTGCCCTTCCCCGGAACCCGGAGGCAGTCGGGGTAAGGGGCCGGAGTCGGTGTCTGTGTCGGGGTCGGTACCTGCGCGTTCCCGGTCCCGTCCCGCGCTCCCGGTGCCGCACCCGCGGCGCGCGCCGCTCCCGCGCTATATCCCTGCCGGGGGGGCGGACCCCGGCACTGACCACGCCCCCTCCCCGCTCCCGCCAATAGGCGAGCGCTCCCGGGTCCCGCCCGATCCAATGGGGAGCCGCCCCGAGGGGCGCGCGCGTCCCGCGCCGGTTTCGCCGAAGCGCGCGCCTTTCCGCGAAACCGGCTGACCGCGGGGGGGCGGGGCTTGTTAGGAAGTGGGCGGAGCTTGGGTGACCTGTCCAGGTGCCGGGTCCGTCCCGGGTCCGTGCCGGATGCCCCCCGGTCCGGTCCGTCCCCGCCGCTGACTCGTGTCCCGTCCGCCCGCAGCACCCGGCTGAGCTCAGCCTCGCCGGGGTCGGTCCCTCGCCGCTCCCAGACCAGCCTTACCTGTCCCGGATTAATCCACCCCCAATTTCAAATCAGTTTCCCCAGTCCCAGATCAGTATCCCCAGTACCAGACCGGTCCGTGCCCAGTCGCAAATCAGTCCGTCCCCAGTCTCAGACCAATATCCCCATTCTCATATCAGTCCATCCTCCCCCAGATCAGAACATCTCCAGATCAGCCCTCTCCCCTATTCCAGGCCAGTCTCTCCCATCCCAGATCAATCCAGTTCCATGCCAGTCTTCCCAGTCCCAGACCAGCCTCTCCACTCACAAATCAGTTTCTCCAGTCCCAGATttgtccctccccagctgaaGACCAATCTCTCCCATCCCAGATCGGTCCACCCCCACTTTTAGCTCAGTCCAGTCCCAAATCGTTCAATTCCCAGTCCCAAATCGTTCCATTCCCAGTCCTAGATCATTCCATCCCCAGTACTTGATCAGTCTCCCCAGTCCCTGACTGGTCATATCCCGGATTCCAACCAGTATTCCCAGTCCCAGACCAGTCCATTCCCAGTCCTAGATAAATTCATTCTCAGCCCCAGATCTGTCCCTCTCCAGTCTCAGCCCAGTCTCCCCAGTCCCAGATTGGTCCCTCCTCAGCCCCAGACTAAACTCCCCATTCCCAGATTGGTCCATCTCCCCATCCCAGGTCAGTCATTTGATTCCAGTTCAGTCCATCCCCAGGCAGATCTCCGTTCCCtcctggatcagcccatggtCCTGGATCAGtccctctctccctgtcctggctgttccCACTGTTCCCACACCAGACTCAGtgccccagccatgcccagcacGCCCAGCCCCGTTTGACCATGTCCAGCTGGAACCACTGGCCAGAGCAGGACTTAAAGGACCATCTGTGGCCTGACTTCAGAAGGGAGTTTTTTGGGATTACCAGATTACACACAAATTTCTTGGAAGAAAACCACAATTAGTCCCATGTGGGTAATACAGAGAAATGGGAAATGTATGGAGCTGCACAGAtggtttaataaaaataaagacctAAGGTGCACAACCTTTCCTGTAATTTCTAATAAAGAATGGCTGTAATAGCCCTTATTTTTAAAGACCTGACTGATCCTCATCAGATCCCTCCCCATGAGATTTGGGGAGAGCCAAAAACATCTTTTGCAATCAGATGTGGTTAGGAGGattaattctcttttttaaccaaaaaaCAAGGTTTGCAGGGCATTTGTATCACTGTCCCCCACAACACTGATCCGGCCTCCAACATGCCAGATGGAGATACCCCTTCAAAAAACTGCTTATTTTGTAGAAGTTCTGGCAAATTCAGGATATTTTAAGAAGTCAGAATACAATCAAACCTCTCCATTCCCTCTGAAGACCTGGAGACTCACTGCAGTGGTGACCCCATCACTTCCAGCTTCATTTTGGCTCTGCCACTTCATAGGCAGCCTGGAAAGGCAAAGTCTAAATTCCTTGGGGTGAGGATAAAATATTAACCCCCTCAGGATGGGCTTTCAGGCACTTAgattgggctggaagggacaaagatgccccacagccctgcccacagctggcaagggaagctgtggatgcccagggtgggcagcagggctgggaatttCTGGTGAGTTATTTCCCTCTGTGTGAACAGTACCCTGGAAAGCTCATTCACACTTCAGTGGAGTGATTTTCCCCATGCCAGAGGCTGCTGGGAAAGCTGATGTGGCACAGGAGAGCTGAGCAGTCAAGTGTGAAGTGCTCTTTGCAACGCTGAAAGGAATGGAAAATCAGCCTGGTTTTTACCTGCT is drawn from Pithys albifrons albifrons isolate INPA30051 chromosome 12, PitAlb_v1, whole genome shotgun sequence and contains these coding sequences:
- the IRF8 gene encoding interferon regulatory factor 8, whose product is MCDRNGGRRLRQWLIEQIDSEMYPGLIWENEDKTMFRIPWKHAGKQDYNQEVDASIFKAWAVFKGKFKEGDKAEPATWKTRLRCALNKSPDFEEVTDRSQLDISEPYKVYRIVPEEEQKCKAGVANGSSLNDVSEMDCSSSAIDDLIKEPSCVDEYLGIIKRSPSPPQETCRNPPIPDWWVQQPNPALPLMNGYSSYEQYHSGYSQMVISFYYSGRLVGHVTTSCSEGCRISLGQPSGHGEKLYAPDALEHVRFPSADAIQNDRQKQITRKLFGHLERGVLLHSNKQGIFIKRLCQGRVFWSGNMMVYKDRPNKLERDEVVKIFDTNLFFRELQQYYNNQGRFPDSRVILCFGEEFPDAVPLRCKLILVQVEQLCVKQMVEEAGKTCSSSPMLPIADESQHDQVYRMFQDICTTHQRPLFRENQQIAV